A region of Paenibacillus sp. JNUCC-31 DNA encodes the following proteins:
- a CDS encoding L7Ae/L30e/S12e/Gadd45 family ribosomal protein yields the protein MMNDKTLSYLGLSMRAGKLVTGEEIVLKAIRSSEAKMVIVAGDASANTQKKFRDKCGTYKVPLVIGFDRDSLGSSIGKETRVVLAVTDRGFAKMISKQVGIMSEVEYIE from the coding sequence ATGATGAATGATAAAACGCTGTCTTATCTGGGACTCTCCATGCGTGCAGGCAAACTTGTAACAGGTGAAGAAATTGTGCTTAAAGCGATCCGTTCTTCCGAAGCTAAAATGGTTATTGTTGCGGGTGACGCCTCGGCCAATACACAGAAGAAATTTCGCGACAAATGCGGGACATATAAAGTTCCACTGGTGATCGGATTTGACCGGGATAGTCTAGGTTCAAGTATCGGTAAAGAAACGCGGGTTGTTCTTGCAGTAACGGATCGAGGGTTTGCAAAAATGATCTCCAAGCAAGTCGGTATAATGTCGGAGGTGGAGTATATTGAGTAA